The [Eubacterium] eligens ATCC 27750 genome segment ATATAAAAATGTAATTAATAATCTGCTTATAGAGAATACTGAAGAATCAGTTTCTAAGCTGGTAGGAATTTATAAAGATATAGATTTTCGAAAAGAATATATGTTATATGATGAGGATTTGCTTTATTGTTATATTGCAGTATGTGTCTATAGAATAGAGAAAGCACATAATATTTTTAATCATATATTATCAATGGGGCATGATTTAAAATGTATTACGGGTCTGATATGCAGACTCAAGTTTCTAATATGGAGAATAGAATTTGGTGACGGAGCTTGTGGTGTTAATGAAATGTTAGAATGTATCAGACGTAATAAATTATCAGGCGTAGCTGTAGAGGAGATTATTAATCAGGTATCTTTTGATAAAGAAAATGTATATAAGAAAATAGCAGCATATGGTGAATAAATATGAACGATAAAAAGATATGTTTTATAGTATGTGTCAATAATGATATGTATATAGATGAATGTGTTTATTACATAAGAAATCTTGAAATTCCATCAGAATATGAAATTGATATTATAACGGTACAGGATGCTGGTTCTATGACATCAGGGTATAATGCTGCTATGCAGGAATCTGATGCTAAATACAAAATTTATATTCATCAGGATGTATTTTTAACAAAAAGGGACATGATTTACGATATACTCAGGATTTTTAAAGACAGTAGTATTGGAATGATTGGATTAATTGGAACACAAAAGCTTCCGGATGATGGTTGTATGTGGCATGGAAAACGCGTGGGGCGGATATACACTAATAATATATTATCCTCAAAGGAATTTATTGCTTCAGAGGATAATGAAAAGCCGTATATGCAGGTTGAGGCTGTAGATGGATTATTTATGGCTACACAGTATGATATAACATGGAGAGAAGATTTATTCACAGGATGGGACTTTTATGATGTATCTCAAAGCCAGGAATTTTTAAAGGCTGGTTATAAAATAGTAGTGCCATATATGGATAAACCGTGGTGCATTCATGATGAAGGGTTTTTGAATCTTGACAGATATGAAGAGTTCAGGAAGATATTTCTTGAAGAATATATGGGAGGAAATAATCATTAATGAATATATTAATGTTTGGAAGCCGTAATTTTGGCATCGAAGATGTAGAAGAGTGCTTTATGAAAAAGGGCTATAAATATACATATATTGATGACACATCATACAGGGACAGGGTAAACAGGCAGATTGATGCAAAGTTTGCTGATAGTATAGAAAAGGGCATTGAAGGAGAAAAATACGATTGCGTATTTACATTTAACTATAGTCCGGTTATTTCTAATAATTGTAAGAAAATAAATATTCCATATATTTCATTTGTATATGACAATCCACAGATACAGCTTTATTCATATACTGTAATTAATTCATGTAATTATATATTTATTTTCGATAAGGCACAATACATGGAACTGAAGAATGGTGGTATAAATACGGTATTTTATGCACCATTAGCAGTCAATATTGACAGGATGAACAGAATGTTAGGTACGAATGGAAGCTGTAATGATAGATATAAAAGTGATGTATCATTTGTTGGATCCATGTATAATGAAAAACATAATCTTTTTCAAAGATTAGAAGGAGTATCTGAACATACAAAGGGATATTTAGATGCGATAATTCAAGCACAACGACAGGTGTATGGATTATTTTTTCTTGAAGATTTATTGAAAGACAGAATCCTTGATGATATGCTAAAAAATTATCCGGTTGAGGTAAATACGGATGGCGTTGAATCTGTTGAATATATATATGCTAATTATTTTCTGGCAAGGGAACTTGCAACAGAAGAACGGTATGATATTATGAAAAAATTAGGTACAGAGTTTGGAAAAGATTACCTGATAAATTTATATACTCCGAATGGTTCTTTAAAAATAGATGGGGTCATGAATAAAGGCCCAATTGATTATTATAATGAAATGCCATATGTTTTTAATAATTCAAGAATTAATCTTAATATAACACTAAGAAGCATTAAATCTGGAATACCATTAAGAGCAATGGATATATGTGGGGCAGGCGGATTTTTATTGTCAAATTATCAGGCAGACTTTTATGATTTTTTTACTCCGGGAGAAGATATCGTATTGTATGAGTCAATTGATGATATGTTAAGTAAATGCAAATATTATCTCACACATGATTCGGAGAGGGAACGAATTGCGAAAAATGGTCGTGCAAGAATAGAAGAGGCACATACAT includes the following:
- a CDS encoding glycosyltransferase family protein, coding for MNDKKICFIVCVNNDMYIDECVYYIRNLEIPSEYEIDIITVQDAGSMTSGYNAAMQESDAKYKIYIHQDVFLTKRDMIYDILRIFKDSSIGMIGLIGTQKLPDDGCMWHGKRVGRIYTNNILSSKEFIASEDNEKPYMQVEAVDGLFMATQYDITWREDLFTGWDFYDVSQSQEFLKAGYKIVVPYMDKPWCIHDEGFLNLDRYEEFRKIFLEEYMGGNNH
- a CDS encoding CgeB family protein; the encoded protein is MNILMFGSRNFGIEDVEECFMKKGYKYTYIDDTSYRDRVNRQIDAKFADSIEKGIEGEKYDCVFTFNYSPVISNNCKKINIPYISFVYDNPQIQLYSYTVINSCNYIFIFDKAQYMELKNGGINTVFYAPLAVNIDRMNRMLGTNGSCNDRYKSDVSFVGSMYNEKHNLFQRLEGVSEHTKGYLDAIIQAQRQVYGLFFLEDLLKDRILDDMLKNYPVEVNTDGVESVEYIYANYFLARELATEERYDIMKKLGTEFGKDYLINLYTPNGSLKIDGVMNKGPIDYYNEMPYVFNNSRINLNITLRSIKSGIPLRAMDICGAGGFLLSNYQADFYDFFTPGEDIVLYESIDDMLSKCKYYLTHDSERERIAKNGRARIEEAHTYDIRFEEIFNMVFNTHRK